In a genomic window of Pedobacter sp. KBS0701:
- a CDS encoding RagB/SusD family nutrient uptake outer membrane protein translates to MKKKIYVMQIVLAVVLMSFAACKDEFFEPSYSEGPVNEEAIWNTDRRVREYLNNGYNYMLARYNVDGSGALMASGSDEAVNSNLNSNVNIFNNGNWSSLRTFDEQYTNLYNGLWVVNTFLERSPTAVIFPASDLRGLRGEAFFLRGLFHYELFKRYGGIVLATRSFSPVEDLNIPRNAVDDVVKQIVKDCDSAINQIPAASTRDWDAANYGRATKAAGMALKAKTLLVYASPLYNPGNDLQRWQNAANAAKDLIDLNKHSLLSTALFPNLWDYTTAATSYNNEVIFATPASNTNAIEANNAPISFTGGLGRTNPTQNLVDAFEMTNGKPITDPASGYDPQNPYANRDSRLNQFIVFNGANFKTGSLTRAVETYEGGRDNVPSNVNSTKSGYYLRKFLSGNATYNITGTTSVRRPWVLFRYAEILLIYAEALNEFSGPDAAVYASINAVRNRAGMPALAGLTQSQMRDRIKNERRVELCFEEQRFFDVRRWKDGESNFNGAVRGMKITKVGTALTYSPFVIENRIFTSKNYWYPFQQTELNKANKLIQNPGY, encoded by the coding sequence ATGAAAAAGAAAATATATGTAATGCAAATTGTTTTGGCTGTTGTGCTGATGAGCTTTGCTGCCTGCAAAGATGAATTCTTTGAACCTTCCTACAGTGAAGGTCCCGTTAATGAAGAAGCCATCTGGAATACCGACAGGCGTGTGCGGGAGTATTTAAACAACGGTTACAATTATATGCTGGCCAGGTACAACGTTGACGGCTCAGGTGCATTAATGGCCAGCGGAAGTGATGAAGCCGTAAATTCAAACTTAAACAGCAACGTAAACATCTTTAATAATGGCAACTGGAGCAGTTTAAGGACTTTTGATGAGCAGTATACCAATCTTTATAATGGCTTATGGGTGGTGAATACGTTTTTGGAGCGATCGCCCACGGCTGTAATCTTCCCGGCAAGCGATCTTCGCGGATTAAGAGGAGAAGCATTTTTTCTGAGGGGTTTATTTCATTATGAATTGTTTAAAAGATATGGCGGAATTGTCCTGGCCACCCGGTCCTTTTCACCTGTAGAAGACCTGAACATTCCCCGCAATGCTGTTGATGATGTGGTAAAACAAATTGTTAAAGATTGCGATTCGGCAATCAATCAGATTCCTGCAGCTTCTACCAGAGATTGGGACGCTGCCAATTACGGACGTGCAACAAAGGCTGCGGGAATGGCGCTGAAAGCTAAGACACTGCTGGTTTACGCAAGTCCTTTGTATAACCCGGGTAACGACCTGCAACGCTGGCAAAATGCCGCAAATGCCGCAAAGGATTTAATCGACTTAAATAAACACAGCTTATTGAGTACGGCCTTATTCCCGAACTTATGGGATTACACCACTGCTGCAACTTCTTACAACAATGAGGTTATCTTCGCCACACCGGCAAGTAATACCAATGCAATAGAAGCAAACAATGCGCCCATTAGCTTCACAGGCGGATTGGGCAGAACAAACCCTACTCAGAATTTGGTTGATGCTTTCGAGATGACCAATGGTAAGCCCATAACCGACCCTGCATCAGGCTATGATCCGCAAAATCCGTATGCGAACAGAGATTCGCGTTTAAACCAGTTTATTGTTTTTAACGGTGCAAATTTTAAAACAGGCAGTCTGACCCGGGCTGTGGAAACTTATGAAGGCGGGCGTGATAATGTGCCTTCCAATGTAAACAGTACAAAATCCGGTTATTACCTGCGAAAGTTTTTGAGTGGTAACGCTACTTACAACATCACGGGGACCACAAGTGTAAGACGGCCCTGGGTCTTGTTTCGTTATGCAGAAATTTTGCTCATCTATGCAGAAGCCCTGAATGAATTTAGCGGTCCGGATGCAGCGGTTTATGCTTCCATAAATGCTGTACGTAACCGTGCAGGAATGCCTGCACTGGCCGGGTTAACACAATCGCAAATGCGTGACCGGATTAAAAATGAACGCCGGGTGGAATTGTGTTTTGAAGAACAACGGTTTTTCGATGTCCGCCGCTGGAAGGATGGGGAAAGTAATTTTAACGGAGCGGTTAGGGGGATGAAAATCACGAAGGTGGGTACTGCACTCACCTATAGCCCTTTTGTAATTGAAAACAGAATCTTTACCAGCAAGAACTATTGGTATCCTTTTCAACAAACTGAACTCAATAAGGCAAATAAACTTATTCAAAATCCAGGGTATTGA
- a CDS encoding SusC/RagA family TonB-linked outer membrane protein, with translation MTRYIKCSGIMLGIICYLFTCTALAQTTGKQETVTGENANLTDSTDKLIEIPFGTRSREELNYAQSSLRYNQLSKVPISNLSGLLAGRLSGFLFRWTGNQPGGGNVSYQIRGKSSYAQGASPAFLVDGIERDFEDMDISEIESVTVLKDAAGLNWYGLNGGNGAILVTTKRGKVGENLISFDAQGGFQSAGNLIKPLNSFDFATLYNRGLTNVGQAPAYNDAALEGYKNHTNPFLYPDNNYLDRFLNKRAATQRYALTFSGGGNRVRYFSSVSYFNQQGLFKETETPNYNSNYGYKRYNFRINLDYDVTKTLTLTLLAGVRSEVRNDVGDGTSTVFSNLYNLPPNAFPILNADGSYGGTSLFQNNPLGQLQATGFSRTTTNILLASIMADQKLYFITKGLSANLFFSYDGYGNYGDGLSENYAVFNQTVTPVQTYRTPAVIAYRTAAFQTNTKNNELWFGLDYNRSFATDHQLKANIRAQQYVSAAVDRLDYRSRMLVGRADYSFRQRYMLGFTGSYSGSENYAPGRRFGFFPAVSAGWLISREDFLKDASVLSYLKLRGSYGRSGNIGPTYDANGNVVRLPYRTLFTRDAGPFLGSTFSTSTTARLVSPAGNPLTTWEKIDRLNVGTDADFFKGALSFSFDYFDEKRTDILGPANLPGIVGIAIAQVNSGKVSSKGFDASGTFNKKIGEVLISTNANFTYAKNVILERTENVLPSQSTIGRYVNGGNYYIAEGIFQSQAEINASPKQTLSSLVVPGDLKYRDVNNDNVIDANDAVSSDYTDIPKIFYGFGFNIKYKQFDFGAQFQGVGGRTVDVSDIVYAGPNGLNQLSLDTWTPATATTAKYPRIGISDNGNNTANSTFWLYSGDFLKLRSAEIGYSTPQSLNQRLRFKGARIFVSGNNIFSISKLGELGIDPETPNAGRFSSYPYVKTFAIGLNVKF, from the coding sequence ATGACAAGATATATTAAATGTTCGGGCATTATGCTGGGCATCATCTGCTATCTGTTTACCTGTACAGCCTTAGCACAAACTACCGGTAAGCAGGAGACTGTTACAGGCGAAAATGCTAATCTGACAGACTCAACAGATAAATTAATAGAAATTCCATTTGGTACACGCAGCAGAGAAGAACTAAATTATGCCCAGAGTTCGCTTCGCTACAACCAGCTCAGTAAGGTGCCCATCAGCAACCTGTCTGGTTTACTTGCCGGGAGGTTGAGTGGTTTTTTATTCAGGTGGACAGGTAATCAGCCTGGCGGGGGAAACGTATCCTATCAAATCCGCGGAAAATCATCTTATGCGCAAGGTGCTTCACCGGCTTTTCTGGTTGATGGAATTGAACGTGATTTCGAAGATATGGATATTAGCGAAATTGAAAGTGTAACGGTATTGAAAGATGCTGCTGGCTTAAACTGGTATGGCCTGAATGGAGGCAATGGCGCAATTCTGGTAACAACAAAAAGAGGTAAAGTAGGAGAGAACCTCATTTCTTTTGATGCCCAGGGTGGTTTTCAATCTGCCGGCAACCTCATTAAACCCTTAAATTCCTTTGATTTCGCTACCCTGTATAATCGCGGGTTAACTAATGTGGGGCAGGCACCGGCTTATAATGATGCTGCCCTGGAAGGTTATAAAAACCATACTAATCCATTTCTCTATCCGGACAACAACTACTTAGATCGCTTTCTAAACAAAAGGGCGGCTACACAAAGGTATGCGCTTACCTTCAGCGGAGGGGGTAATAGGGTGCGTTATTTCAGCTCCGTTAGTTACTTTAATCAGCAAGGTCTTTTTAAAGAAACTGAAACACCTAATTACAATTCTAATTATGGTTATAAACGTTATAATTTCCGTATCAATTTAGACTATGATGTTACTAAAACACTTACGCTTACGCTGTTGGCAGGGGTTAGGAGTGAGGTACGCAATGATGTTGGAGATGGCACCAGCACTGTTTTTAGTAACTTGTATAACTTGCCGCCAAATGCCTTTCCTATTTTAAATGCAGATGGATCTTACGGCGGAACTTCACTTTTTCAAAATAATCCCCTTGGTCAGTTACAGGCTACAGGATTCTCCAGAACCACAACTAATATTTTACTGGCCAGTATCATGGCCGACCAAAAACTGTATTTTATCACCAAAGGCCTATCCGCTAACTTATTCTTTTCTTACGATGGTTATGGTAATTATGGTGATGGCCTATCCGAAAATTATGCAGTTTTCAATCAGACAGTCACTCCTGTACAAACTTATCGTACGCCGGCGGTTATTGCTTACCGGACTGCAGCATTCCAAACCAATACCAAAAATAATGAACTCTGGTTTGGCTTAGATTACAACAGGAGCTTTGCTACAGATCATCAGCTAAAAGCCAATATACGTGCCCAGCAATATGTAAGTGCAGCGGTAGACCGGTTGGATTATCGTTCCCGTATGCTCGTGGGGAGAGCAGATTACAGTTTCAGACAGCGCTATATGCTGGGGTTTACGGGGAGTTACTCCGGGTCTGAGAACTATGCTCCGGGAAGACGTTTTGGCTTTTTTCCGGCAGTATCGGCCGGGTGGCTAATATCCAGAGAAGATTTTCTGAAGGATGCTTCAGTGCTTAGCTATCTTAAATTGCGGGGATCTTATGGTCGCTCGGGTAATATTGGTCCAACTTACGATGCAAATGGTAATGTGGTCAGGTTGCCATACCGTACGCTGTTTACCAGAGATGCAGGCCCATTCTTGGGCTCTACTTTTTCTACTTCAACCACCGCAAGACTGGTAAGTCCGGCGGGTAATCCCTTAACCACTTGGGAAAAAATTGACCGCCTGAATGTAGGTACAGATGCAGACTTTTTTAAGGGAGCACTTTCCTTCTCTTTTGATTATTTTGATGAAAAACGAACGGATATACTGGGGCCTGCAAACCTACCAGGTATAGTTGGAATTGCCATCGCGCAGGTAAATTCGGGCAAGGTAAGTAGTAAGGGGTTTGATGCCAGCGGAACTTTCAATAAAAAAATTGGTGAAGTGCTGATCAGTACCAACGCCAACTTTACCTATGCTAAAAATGTAATTTTGGAAAGAACTGAAAACGTATTGCCTAGTCAATCTACAATAGGCCGATATGTGAATGGCGGAAATTATTACATTGCGGAAGGTATTTTTCAGAGTCAGGCAGAGATTAATGCCAGTCCGAAACAAACCCTTTCAAGCCTTGTTGTGCCGGGCGATCTTAAATACAGGGATGTTAACAATGACAATGTAATAGACGCAAATGATGCAGTCTCAAGCGACTATACAGATATTCCGAAAATATTTTATGGATTTGGCTTTAATATTAAATATAAACAGTTTGATTTCGGAGCACAGTTTCAAGGTGTTGGTGGCAGAACCGTAGATGTCTCTGATATTGTATATGCAGGTCCAAACGGGTTAAACCAGCTGAGTTTAGATACCTGGACTCCAGCCACAGCGACTACGGCAAAATATCCGCGTATCGGAATCTCAGACAATGGAAACAACACAGCCAACTCTACCTTTTGGTTGTATTCAGGAGATTTTTTAAAACTCAGATCTGCTGAAATTGGATACAGTACACCACAAAGCCTGAACCAACGCTTACGATTTAAAGGCGCAAGGATTTTTGTAAGTGGCAATAACATCTTCTCAATTTCTAAACTCGGTGAACTGGGTATTGATCCCGAAACACCCAATGCAGGTCGTTTTTCGTCTTACCCTTACGTAAAAACCTTTGCAATAGGCTTAAATGTTAAATTTTAA
- a CDS encoding prolyl oligopeptidase family serine peptidase has translation MKKTVICLIGLNFLSICLYAQKTDKFMGEIVNYDESTVPAYTLPDILLTAKGEKVKNTSAWEKKRRPELLALFEEHVYGKTPGGLDSLKFVVTNEKVDAMAGKAHLKEIKITAWNGGHSVSFPIVLFIPNKRKTPAPVFLLINNRSSRNTDPERIEKSTFWPAEMIIDSGYAIAAFHHSDVAPDRKDSYQNGVLKQLFPAELAKDNGMKAIGVWAWAASRVMDYFKTDKEIDFNKVALVGHSRGGKTALWAAAQDQRFAMVFSSCSGSTGASLARRKYGETISLINKQFGYWFNNNYKKYSNDVNSLPVDQHMLIGLIVPRPVYTTNATEDRWADPYGSFLSLVHAKPVYDLYGKKVNLPKEMPGVNIPIINSAMGYHFREGKHDLNIYDWTNFIRFANLHFKS, from the coding sequence ATGAAAAAAACAGTGATCTGCCTGATTGGGCTAAATTTTCTTTCTATCTGCTTATATGCGCAGAAAACAGATAAGTTTATGGGAGAAATCGTTAATTATGATGAAAGTACCGTCCCAGCTTATACCTTACCCGATATACTGCTTACCGCAAAGGGAGAAAAGGTAAAAAATACCTCTGCATGGGAAAAGAAGCGTAGACCAGAACTTTTAGCCCTTTTTGAAGAACATGTTTATGGAAAAACACCGGGCGGTTTAGATAGTTTAAAATTTGTGGTTACCAATGAGAAAGTCGATGCCATGGCAGGAAAGGCCCACTTAAAAGAAATAAAAATTACGGCATGGAATGGCGGCCATTCGGTATCCTTTCCTATAGTACTCTTTATTCCCAACAAGCGAAAAACACCTGCTCCGGTATTTTTACTGATTAACAACCGAAGCAGCAGAAATACAGATCCGGAGAGAATAGAAAAGAGTACTTTTTGGCCGGCAGAGATGATAATCGATAGCGGTTATGCCATTGCTGCTTTTCATCATTCGGATGTAGCTCCTGACCGTAAGGATAGCTATCAGAATGGCGTATTAAAACAGCTGTTTCCTGCAGAACTGGCAAAAGATAATGGCATGAAGGCCATTGGCGTTTGGGCCTGGGCCGCCAGCAGGGTAATGGATTACTTCAAAACAGATAAAGAAATTGATTTTAACAAGGTTGCGCTGGTAGGGCATTCGCGAGGTGGTAAAACAGCCTTGTGGGCGGCCGCCCAGGATCAACGTTTTGCTATGGTATTCAGCAGTTGCTCAGGCAGTACAGGTGCATCGCTTGCAAGGCGTAAATACGGAGAAACCATAAGCCTGATCAATAAGCAGTTTGGTTATTGGTTTAACAATAATTACAAGAAATATAGCAATGATGTAAACAGCCTGCCTGTTGACCAGCACATGCTCATTGGTCTGATTGTCCCAAGGCCGGTTTATACAACCAATGCTACAGAAGATCGATGGGCAGACCCTTATGGCTCATTTCTATCATTGGTACATGCTAAGCCTGTTTACGACCTCTATGGTAAGAAAGTTAACCTTCCCAAAGAGATGCCTGGTGTCAATATCCCGATAATTAATTCGGCTATGGGTTACCATTTCAGGGAAGGAAAACACGACCTCAATATTTATGACTGGACAAATTTTATCCGTTTTGCCAATCTCCACTTTAAATCATGA
- a CDS encoding RagB/SusD family nutrient uptake outer membrane protein: protein MKKFIYLLFLLFLSTGYSCKKDFLQRDVGIQSDLEEVFKDPLLASRFGDFTYTFSISDYGRLSGYKGMTSQFTDESIANNGQIEVAAMNSGQFLDPGASDVTGIYTQMYRGIRNANLMLANMDKTPWTDLYNPNYIKGEQLYLRAYFYFELLRRFGGVVILTQPQDFTEASTDLPRSSYAETFALILSDLEQAITLLPLTNADWPNPAAQSNRATGAAVMALKARALLFDASPLNNPGNDLAKWKKAAAASKAIIDLNKFSLEPNYANVLTVANSNEYIRIWPRGGRGFIGTYLSDFLIPTSYGGAQSNLSPVQNHVDLYEMANGKPITDATSGYNPQNPYLNRDPRFYVNILYNNTTWQGRAVQTWQSEPNAQGIITYGTDISTATSITKTSYYLKRLWPEASRSGSTASALLNYVFYRYAEVLINYAEALNEETGPTAEVYNAVNAIRLRAKMPVLPVGLSQSEMRERIRNERAIEFAFEDMRWWDILRWKKGPEIVAQPMKAMKVIKNANGSFSYNVVELPAFKKVFNNNMYLYPIPRAEMNKTSGALKQNPGW from the coding sequence ATGAAAAAATTCATATATCTTTTGTTTTTACTTTTTCTCTCTACTGGTTATTCCTGCAAAAAGGATTTTTTACAACGTGATGTGGGTATTCAGAGCGATCTTGAAGAAGTTTTTAAAGACCCGCTGCTGGCTTCCCGTTTTGGTGACTTTACCTATACCTTTTCTATCTCAGATTATGGTCGCTTGAGTGGGTACAAGGGAATGACCTCACAATTTACAGATGAATCCATTGCCAACAATGGTCAGATAGAAGTGGCGGCAATGAACAGTGGTCAGTTTTTAGATCCCGGGGCCTCAGATGTAACAGGCATTTACACCCAGATGTATCGTGGAATTAGAAATGCGAACCTGATGCTGGCCAACATGGATAAAACACCATGGACAGATCTTTACAATCCTAATTACATTAAAGGTGAACAACTTTATCTTCGTGCTTATTTTTATTTTGAGCTTTTAAGACGCTTTGGCGGAGTAGTGATATTAACCCAGCCACAGGATTTTACCGAGGCCTCTACAGATCTTCCCCGCAGTAGTTATGCAGAAACTTTTGCGCTGATTTTAAGTGACCTGGAACAGGCCATCACGCTGTTGCCATTAACCAATGCCGACTGGCCCAACCCGGCAGCACAATCTAACCGGGCTACGGGGGCTGCAGTGATGGCGCTTAAAGCAAGAGCTTTGCTATTCGATGCCAGCCCGTTAAATAACCCTGGCAATGATTTGGCAAAATGGAAAAAGGCTGCAGCCGCATCAAAGGCAATTATAGACCTGAATAAATTTTCACTGGAGCCCAATTATGCCAACGTACTTACTGTAGCAAACTCTAACGAATATATCCGGATCTGGCCGCGTGGAGGCCGTGGATTTATTGGTACTTACCTCAGCGATTTTTTGATTCCTACGAGTTATGGAGGAGCACAATCTAACCTTTCACCTGTTCAGAATCATGTTGATCTGTATGAAATGGCGAATGGTAAACCGATTACCGATGCCACCTCGGGATACAATCCACAAAATCCTTACCTCAACAGAGATCCGCGGTTTTATGTGAACATCCTTTACAACAATACCACCTGGCAGGGGCGGGCGGTGCAAACCTGGCAATCTGAACCCAATGCGCAGGGTATTATAACTTATGGAACTGATATCAGTACCGCCACGTCAATAACCAAAACCAGTTACTACCTGAAAAGGCTCTGGCCGGAAGCTTCACGTTCGGGCTCAACAGCATCAGCATTGCTCAATTATGTTTTCTACAGATATGCTGAAGTACTGATCAATTACGCCGAAGCTTTAAATGAAGAAACAGGGCCAACTGCTGAAGTTTATAATGCGGTGAATGCCATTCGCCTGCGGGCTAAAATGCCGGTTTTGCCAGTTGGTCTCAGTCAATCTGAAATGCGCGAACGCATCAGAAACGAGCGTGCCATAGAGTTCGCTTTCGAAGACATGCGTTGGTGGGATATACTTCGCTGGAAAAAAGGGCCTGAAATCGTTGCTCAGCCAATGAAGGCCATGAAAGTGATTAAAAATGCGAATGGATCTTTCAGCTATAATGTGGTAGAATTACCCGCATTTAAAAAGGTATTCAATAATAACATGTATTTATACCCGATTCCCAGAGCAGAAATGAATAAGACCAGTGGTGCCTTGAAACAGAATCCAGGCTGGTAG
- a CDS encoding TonB-dependent receptor, with product MIKKINLRSKCWLSVVVAFWCQAQAFPAEPIKITSSTLTKRSIPLFQEITGTVKDEKNQPIPGATIRIKGTTIGVQTDLDGKYKINVNPGQVLVFSTIGFESKEITVGATSVISVTLNSASSSLSEVVVNGYSTQRRSAVTAAISTVSGQDLLKAPVTNVNNALAGRVPGLVVQQTSGRPGINGAALYIRGQVSPSATALIIVDGVERTSFGDIDPNEIESINVLKDASSTALYGLKGANGVFVVTTKKGVEGPARVTLSGNLGIISATSRPEILGAYESAVLLSEGQQNVGESRTFTDQDLAIFKAGNGNPLLYPNVMWYDELVKDHWMQNQQNLTISGGNEKVKYFTSFSHMREEGNFKEFKTPLDYSTSPSYSRYNFRARVGIDLTKTTNFEVNLAGRNEHRYSPAGMSEYNDPAGVVSNGIEGLVGRALKMPSWAAPFFKEYINSDDPKIIALDGNYNHIVNYGLGGVNAFNPYALLTYGGYAFTDNNIAESIFTLKQKLDFLTQGLSFKAQFGYDATQLSGKLQRGSIGYLELDRATLALTPVGGTYNDFFGAPAYSRSGFTKTNLQLFLTYGRSFGKHNLSANLIGQRELQGSAAAAAPYANQGIISEATYNYGNKYFITASATYNGSENYAKGYRYGFFPAATLGYNLANEEWMKKFTWISMLKIRGSIGRVGIPSPGTSRFYYQNRFGAGSNVVFGNPNSNFSAPTYTQLQYGNPFITFEVSLKRNIGLDLSLFKDKLNITADLFDDERSDILTTRSATSFATYGATVPSTNYGINYNHGYELSVTYRDKIKDFTYSFTGNLSYARNERKVLDEAPGLAENLRVSGKPIGTYFGYHVLGFYADQKDIDSSPLNKITAYPSIPGDFKYQDVNGDGIINNQDVIAIGHPNIPEYNASFNMQFGYKGFQLSALFNAVTNVSSNVVFQSGGLNQYYAPMLNRWTPGNTNASWPVIRPGLNANPNESLNDFILQDASYIKLRNVQFSYSLPKKWITRLRLNSLTVFVSGQNLKTWTNFYGIDPENSLSGNAYASSIATIPTTKVFNFGLNLSL from the coding sequence ATGATAAAAAAAATAAACCTAAGGTCCAAATGCTGGCTTTCTGTGGTTGTTGCATTCTGGTGTCAGGCACAGGCATTTCCGGCCGAGCCCATAAAAATAACCAGCAGCACCCTTACCAAACGCTCCATACCGCTGTTTCAGGAAATAACCGGAACCGTTAAGGATGAGAAAAATCAACCCATTCCCGGTGCAACCATAAGAATAAAGGGAACCACTATTGGTGTTCAAACCGATCTGGATGGAAAATATAAAATTAATGTTAACCCTGGGCAGGTGCTTGTTTTTTCAACCATTGGTTTTGAAAGCAAAGAGATAACGGTTGGTGCTACCAGCGTAATCAGCGTTACTTTAAACTCAGCAAGCAGCTCGCTCAGTGAAGTAGTGGTAAACGGTTATTCTACACAAAGACGATCAGCCGTTACTGCTGCCATCAGTACCGTTTCTGGTCAGGATTTATTAAAAGCACCGGTAACCAATGTTAACAATGCTTTGGCCGGTCGCGTACCTGGCCTGGTGGTGCAGCAAACCTCCGGACGTCCGGGGATTAATGGTGCAGCTTTGTATATCCGCGGACAGGTATCTCCCTCAGCTACAGCGCTTATTATTGTTGATGGCGTTGAACGGACTTCCTTCGGGGATATTGATCCCAATGAAATTGAAAGTATCAATGTCCTCAAAGATGCTTCATCTACCGCCTTATATGGCCTGAAAGGTGCAAATGGTGTGTTTGTGGTTACGACCAAAAAAGGCGTGGAGGGGCCGGCAAGGGTAACACTTTCAGGTAATCTCGGCATCATCAGTGCAACCTCCCGTCCGGAAATTCTGGGTGCCTATGAGAGTGCCGTGCTGTTAAGCGAAGGCCAGCAAAACGTTGGTGAATCGCGAACCTTTACCGATCAGGATTTAGCCATCTTTAAAGCCGGAAACGGCAATCCGCTACTTTATCCAAATGTGATGTGGTATGATGAACTGGTTAAGGACCATTGGATGCAAAACCAGCAAAACCTGACCATATCAGGCGGCAATGAAAAAGTAAAATACTTTACCTCGTTCAGCCACATGCGCGAGGAAGGAAATTTTAAGGAATTTAAAACACCATTAGATTATTCTACCTCCCCGAGCTATAGCCGTTACAACTTCAGGGCCAGGGTTGGCATAGACCTGACCAAAACCACTAATTTTGAGGTTAATCTTGCAGGCCGGAACGAACACCGCTACAGTCCGGCAGGCATGAGCGAATATAATGACCCTGCGGGGGTAGTAAGTAACGGTATTGAAGGGCTTGTGGGCCGGGCGTTGAAAATGCCTTCATGGGCAGCGCCGTTTTTTAAAGAATATATCAATTCCGATGATCCTAAAATTATTGCTTTGGATGGAAATTATAACCACATCGTAAATTATGGACTAGGTGGGGTAAATGCTTTCAACCCTTATGCTTTGCTCACCTACGGCGGATATGCCTTTACCGATAATAATATTGCAGAATCGATTTTCACCTTAAAGCAAAAACTTGATTTTTTAACCCAGGGCCTGAGTTTTAAGGCTCAATTTGGTTATGATGCTACACAATTATCCGGAAAGCTGCAACGTGGAAGTATAGGTTATCTAGAGCTGGATAGAGCGACTTTGGCACTAACACCTGTAGGTGGTACCTATAATGACTTTTTTGGGGCACCTGCTTATTCAAGAAGTGGTTTTACCAAAACGAATCTCCAGTTATTTTTAACCTACGGTAGGTCATTTGGCAAGCATAACCTGAGTGCTAATCTAATCGGTCAACGCGAACTTCAGGGCTCGGCTGCGGCTGCTGCTCCTTATGCCAATCAGGGAATCATCTCAGAGGCCACCTATAACTATGGAAATAAATACTTTATAACGGCCAGCGCCACTTATAATGGTTCGGAAAACTATGCCAAAGGTTACCGTTACGGATTTTTTCCGGCAGCAACGCTAGGTTACAACCTGGCCAACGAGGAATGGATGAAAAAATTTACCTGGATCAGCATGCTCAAAATACGCGGTTCTATTGGAAGGGTAGGTATTCCGAGTCCGGGAACAAGCCGCTTTTACTACCAGAACAGGTTTGGGGCCGGATCAAACGTAGTATTTGGCAACCCGAACAGTAACTTCAGTGCTCCGACTTATACCCAGTTGCAATATGGCAATCCATTTATCACCTTTGAGGTTTCCTTAAAAAGAAATATCGGGCTTGATCTTTCTCTGTTCAAGGATAAGCTGAACATCACCGCAGACCTTTTTGATGATGAACGTTCGGATATTTTAACTACCCGTTCGGCAACCAGCTTTGCTACTTATGGAGCTACTGTGCCAAGTACCAATTATGGTATTAATTACAACCATGGATATGAGCTCTCGGTAACTTACCGGGATAAGATTAAAGATTTTACCTATTCCTTTACGGGAAATCTGAGTTATGCCAGAAATGAGCGCAAAGTACTCGACGAAGCGCCTGGTCTTGCAGAAAACCTTCGGGTATCTGGCAAGCCAATCGGTACCTATTTCGGATACCATGTTCTGGGTTTTTATGCAGATCAAAAGGATATAGACAGCAGTCCGCTGAATAAAATTACCGCTTATCCTTCTATACCGGGCGATTTTAAATACCAGGACGTAAACGGCGATGGGATAATCAATAACCAGGATGTAATAGCCATTGGGCATCCTAATATCCCGGAGTACAATGCAAGCTTTAATATGCAGTTTGGGTATAAAGGATTTCAATTATCGGCACTGTTTAATGCGGTAACGAATGTAAGCTCAAATGTTGTGTTTCAAAGCGGTGGCCTTAATCAGTATTATGCACCGATGTTAAATAGGTGGACGCCTGGCAATACCAATGCAAGCTGGCCGGTAATTCGTCCGGGGCTGAATGCAAATCCTAATGAAAGTCTCAACGACTTTATACTGCAAGATGCTTCCTATATCAAATTACGAAATGTGCAGTTCAGTTACAGTTTGCCTAAAAAATGGATAACAAGACTCCGGTTAAATAGTCTTACCGTATTTGTTAGTGGTCAGAACTTAAAAACCTGGACCAATTTCTATGGAATAGACCCTGAAAATAGTTTGTCGGGAAATGCCTACGCTTCTTCCATCGCCACTATTCCCACTACCAAGGTTTTCAATTTTGGCCTCAATTTATCACTCTAA